The Gordonia sp. KTR9 genome contains a region encoding:
- a CDS encoding amino acid adenylation domain-containing protein, protein MDDTASHRDGTGGHRRPGTPRAPRGADLLGLTAAQRAMWFAENLVDDHSVTVAHYLDIVDDGRPFDRELFRRGVLEAARDLQTAYTRVIEVDGTPQQYIDFSVPFDVVDVDLRSDPDPEAAAEDWMRADHQRTVDLLADPVAVAAFIRIADDRTYWYMRGHHIAFDGYGALMCLHEAVARYNRHREPGGDDPGNMASSGTGRRPVRRASVAEVVADDAAYRESTRFEKDREFWRERAAGLPERVTLAAHPATTGVCNETIVSAGMLGPELDEALRRCARDLDASVAAILTAAFAAFLARMSGSDDIVLSLPVTARTTARIRHSAGMVSNMLPLRVDGIASATCADVVSAVTAEITAGLRHQRYRSEDIRAAAGFGDTLGTTFGPLVNLLLFDKPIVIDGARVRYHMLSAGMVEDLVMNVFAAGPDAPLEVGLHANPALYESAELNLHRERLLNLLTQFVAGPNRPVADLDLLMVGESATLDDLGSGGPAVGVDGEHVLAAFDRQVDSTPDAPAVTFGDTTLTYREFAWASARFADRFASLGVRRGDRVVVALDRSIEQVCAVYAAIGLGAAYVPVDSAEPEERRRAITAAVDPGLVVDAQFVADLHADLVSPDPVPAAPPHRDRQAPAGLAAYVIFTSGSTGTPKGVEVGHRAIEQRLAWMQHDHPITAGDAVLYKTPATFDVSVWELLWPLRVGARMVIAAPGGHRDPDYLRDLIERSRVTVLHFVPSMLDAYLDVVLGRDPAGPEADGRRVIGDSGPRDAAHERISLPDHVRWLFTSGEALPARLAQRVRSTSRAGLVNLYGPTEAAIDVTAQRITTDGVVVPIGRPVPGTVVRVLDGRLRPVPVGVAGELHLVGDQLANCYVGAPGQTSTRFVADPQGLGGARMYRTGDLVRWTGDGELEYLGRTDQQIKIRGQRVEPGEVEAVIAAIPGVDAVAVVARRDLGPAPVLVAYIRARGNQLKGNDSHAANGLGDICGVVDAEVVRAHCRRRLPGHMVPHGVVVLDSFPTTRSGKLDQRALPAPELGSVATSFRPPHTPAERAIVALVEEGLDRDGVSVSDNLFALGSDSLLAARMVSRARVDHGLGIALTDVFEAVDLADLASRAVAIPESGQATSRPSRPLRPARIPLSQAQTRLWFINRMSPADSTYNMSGALRLTHPVDADVLHRAVLDVVNRHEILRTVFPVVDGEPEQLILDPKVAADLLGSGASGTGVDGRDLAAAISAITDVGFDLAEQIPFRYRLVTGHPDGDVIVLVLHHIAADGQSLRPLLRDLMTAYDCRRAGEEPDFPPLPMQYADIAVERAETLGTPESPSPFLVEGLEFWRAELRGAPDLLQLPTDRPRPRVMSSGGAHVDIVLGPDLTAGIRRLAMSLSATPFAVFQSALAITLGRLAATDDVSIGTAVAGRDDPEVADLVGMFVNTVVLRTTLHPGDTVAEFVTAAHRRCARAMSCADVPFERVVDAVAPHRSPAHSPLFQVALTVQPDQLAELARWTGSAEVLDARVPSAKYDVTVSVTDHTDRYDVEFAYATDLFDATTVREMAGRLEFVLQQMVRGSSRTIGSIDLLRPDETRRLASPARGARAEQTLAGLLARGLARADPGAPALVGDGALRWSEVATTTHQIARVLIERGIGPGDVVAVSIPRSHRSVLAVLGVAASGAAFVMIDPRLPVARRAAMLADSGAVLLITTDSAATDEGITPGSGSLETRSTVAQLVLDDLEVDLGIAGRPTHPVADAERVRPISLDDVAYLQFTSGSTGRPKAATLTHAGFAELVAEQQHRLGAAPDSRILHVAAPGFDVAVWEIVFAVCSGAQLVISPPDVFAGPELENVIARHRVTHTIMTPTALATLDPAAVPELSVVMVAGEACPPELVAKWDSAGRPLLNLYGPSETTIWATASAPLRPAEPVTIGGPISGVGVKILDGGLRPVPDGVLGELYLSGRALGRGYHGRPGLTAARFVADPFDVGGRMYRTGDLVTRTPSGDIVYHGRNDFQIKIRGMRVEPGEVDGVLASHPDVESAVTVGTSTPAGETVLVSYVTAPADRMPAPEHILDHAAARLPAHLVPHTVVVLDELPMTRTGKVDRRALPAVEISPAREYVAPRSRLEGVVAQIFADVLGVRQVSVHDGFFELGGSSLSATKVAYRVEQHIGRRVPMSLLFENPTVADFVAAVATADQAVAGRMLTPRERTHVVDLTGVQRGLWSINQTDPTSPAYNVGLTLELDGRLDVPALTGAVGDLVARHESLRTRYPLHDGAPVQLIIPAADAVHALRIPLVDLAGDRLETTSGDRVAAEVAGVVDAGFDLTGPPAVRATILRLSADRHVLVFVVHHINADGGSLGPLARDLAEFYAARIAGKPGPRSAAGQRVQFADYAIWHAERLQTTRPDGVTERQRQLEYWGRRLDRVGEPATIPTDRPRPVEPRHLGGVVDLHIPSSTATMIRQMARVGNTTQFAVLHAALAVLIGRLAGSDDIVIGTPFAGRDDPALTDMVGMLATTVPLRTQLRLDEPFADLLRRVHTDDFADLGHTDVSFDEIVDHLARADRGSVRRGRRNPLFSVMIAYQNLEFPDVELDGLHVRPRLPSSFPAKVDLEVMLYPGDPDGVDRNGALGGQIAFDTDLFDPDTVALFADRYRNLLADIVTRPDTAVGDLALWEEGTAADHRGTEDARPLHEIVSAVAAVAPDTVIGVAGAPTVTFADLEATAVAMSISVPDDDPAEALTIAVATLLADADRSIDDVFKSVRTAAEAVLHLDTDSGTGAVPRNRVGPA, encoded by the coding sequence ATGGATGACACTGCGTCCCACCGAGATGGGACTGGGGGGCACAGGCGCCCGGGGACACCCCGAGCGCCTCGAGGGGCGGACCTGCTGGGTCTGACCGCGGCGCAACGTGCGATGTGGTTTGCCGAGAATCTCGTCGACGACCACTCGGTCACGGTCGCGCACTACCTCGACATCGTCGACGACGGGCGCCCGTTCGATCGGGAGTTGTTCCGTCGTGGCGTTCTCGAGGCGGCGCGTGACCTGCAGACGGCGTACACACGCGTGATCGAGGTCGACGGCACGCCCCAGCAGTACATCGACTTCTCCGTTCCGTTCGACGTCGTCGACGTCGACCTGCGGTCCGATCCGGATCCCGAAGCGGCGGCCGAGGACTGGATGCGCGCTGACCATCAGCGGACTGTGGACCTGCTCGCCGACCCGGTCGCCGTCGCCGCCTTCATCCGAATCGCCGACGATCGCACGTACTGGTACATGCGCGGGCACCACATCGCGTTCGACGGGTACGGCGCGCTGATGTGCCTCCACGAGGCGGTGGCGCGGTACAACCGGCATCGTGAGCCCGGCGGCGACGATCCCGGCAACATGGCATCGTCAGGGACCGGTCGCCGTCCGGTGCGGCGTGCCAGCGTCGCCGAGGTCGTCGCCGACGACGCCGCGTACCGCGAGAGCACGAGGTTCGAGAAGGACCGCGAGTTCTGGCGCGAACGCGCCGCCGGACTCCCCGAGAGGGTCACCCTGGCGGCCCATCCCGCGACCACGGGCGTCTGCAACGAGACGATCGTCTCCGCGGGAATGCTCGGCCCCGAGCTGGACGAGGCACTGCGTCGGTGTGCCCGGGACCTCGACGCCTCGGTTGCCGCGATCCTCACCGCCGCATTCGCCGCATTCCTCGCCCGTATGTCCGGAAGCGACGACATCGTCCTCAGCCTGCCGGTGACCGCGCGTACGACGGCGCGGATCCGGCACTCGGCCGGGATGGTCTCGAACATGCTGCCCCTGCGGGTGGACGGAATCGCCTCGGCGACGTGTGCCGACGTCGTCTCGGCCGTGACCGCGGAGATCACCGCGGGTCTCCGCCATCAGCGCTACCGGTCCGAGGACATCAGGGCCGCAGCCGGTTTCGGCGACACCCTCGGCACGACATTCGGGCCACTGGTCAACCTGCTGCTGTTCGACAAGCCGATCGTCATCGACGGCGCCCGGGTGCGCTATCACATGTTGTCCGCCGGGATGGTCGAGGACCTCGTGATGAACGTCTTCGCGGCCGGTCCGGACGCGCCGCTGGAAGTGGGCCTGCACGCGAACCCCGCCCTGTACGAGTCGGCCGAACTGAACCTGCACCGGGAACGCCTGCTGAACCTGCTCACGCAGTTCGTGGCCGGGCCGAACCGGCCCGTCGCAGACCTCGACCTCCTGATGGTCGGGGAGTCGGCGACGCTGGACGACCTGGGGTCCGGCGGACCGGCCGTCGGCGTGGACGGTGAACACGTCCTGGCCGCTTTCGATCGCCAAGTCGACTCGACCCCGGACGCGCCCGCGGTGACGTTCGGCGACACCACCCTCACCTATCGCGAGTTCGCGTGGGCCTCCGCGAGATTCGCGGATCGGTTCGCGAGTCTGGGCGTGCGCCGTGGTGATCGGGTCGTCGTGGCGCTGGACCGGTCGATCGAGCAGGTGTGCGCCGTCTACGCCGCGATCGGGCTGGGTGCGGCCTATGTGCCTGTCGATTCCGCCGAACCGGAGGAGCGTCGACGGGCGATCACCGCCGCGGTGGATCCGGGTCTGGTCGTCGACGCGCAGTTCGTCGCCGACCTCCACGCCGACCTCGTCTCACCGGACCCTGTTCCGGCCGCACCGCCGCACCGAGATCGGCAGGCGCCGGCGGGTTTGGCGGCCTATGTCATCTTCACCTCGGGGTCGACCGGGACTCCCAAGGGCGTCGAGGTCGGTCACCGGGCGATTGAGCAGCGCCTCGCGTGGATGCAGCATGATCACCCGATCACCGCCGGGGATGCCGTGCTGTACAAGACACCGGCGACCTTCGATGTGTCGGTCTGGGAGTTGCTGTGGCCGTTGCGCGTCGGGGCGCGGATGGTGATCGCGGCGCCGGGCGGTCACCGCGACCCCGACTACCTCCGCGACCTCATCGAGCGTTCCCGGGTCACCGTCCTGCACTTCGTGCCGTCCATGCTCGACGCATACCTCGACGTGGTGCTCGGACGGGACCCTGCCGGTCCGGAGGCCGACGGGCGCCGGGTGATCGGCGATTCCGGCCCGCGCGACGCAGCGCACGAACGGATCTCGTTGCCCGATCATGTGCGCTGGCTGTTCACCTCCGGGGAGGCGTTGCCTGCCCGGCTCGCCCAGCGGGTGCGGTCGACCAGCCGCGCCGGACTCGTGAATCTGTACGGGCCTACCGAGGCCGCGATCGACGTGACCGCCCAGCGGATCACGACCGATGGGGTCGTCGTTCCGATCGGTCGGCCGGTGCCGGGCACGGTGGTGCGGGTCCTCGACGGCCGTCTGCGTCCGGTCCCGGTCGGAGTCGCCGGCGAGTTGCACCTGGTGGGGGATCAACTGGCGAACTGTTATGTCGGCGCACCGGGTCAGACGTCGACCAGGTTCGTGGCCGATCCGCAGGGCCTCGGGGGTGCTCGGATGTACCGCACCGGCGACCTGGTCCGGTGGACCGGCGACGGAGAGCTGGAGTATCTGGGGCGGACCGATCAACAGATCAAGATCCGGGGTCAGCGTGTGGAGCCCGGCGAGGTCGAGGCGGTGATCGCCGCGATACCGGGCGTCGACGCGGTGGCGGTGGTCGCGCGCCGTGACCTCGGACCCGCGCCGGTCCTGGTCGCCTATATCCGCGCTCGCGGCAATCAGTTGAAGGGCAACGACTCCCACGCCGCCAACGGCCTCGGGGATATCTGCGGCGTGGTGGATGCCGAGGTCGTGCGCGCACACTGCCGCCGCCGGCTTCCCGGCCACATGGTGCCCCACGGGGTGGTCGTGCTCGACTCGTTTCCCACCACCCGATCGGGAAAACTGGACCAGCGCGCCCTTCCGGCGCCGGAACTCGGTTCCGTCGCAACGAGTTTCCGGCCACCGCACACGCCTGCCGAGCGGGCGATCGTGGCGCTCGTGGAGGAGGGGCTCGACCGCGACGGCGTCAGTGTCTCGGACAACTTGTTCGCCTTGGGTTCCGACTCGCTGCTCGCCGCCCGGATGGTGTCCCGCGCACGCGTCGATCACGGGCTCGGAATCGCGCTGACCGATGTCTTCGAGGCGGTCGATCTCGCCGATCTCGCCTCGCGTGCGGTGGCGATCCCGGAGTCCGGCCAGGCCACCTCACGCCCGTCACGTCCGCTGCGTCCGGCACGAATTCCGCTGTCGCAGGCGCAGACCCGACTGTGGTTCATCAACCGGATGTCGCCGGCCGACTCGACCTACAACATGTCCGGGGCGCTGCGCCTGACGCATCCGGTCGACGCCGACGTGCTGCATCGGGCCGTCCTGGATGTCGTGAACCGACACGAGATCCTGCGCACGGTGTTCCCCGTCGTGGACGGGGAACCGGAGCAGCTGATCCTGGACCCGAAGGTGGCCGCCGATCTCCTCGGGAGCGGAGCGAGCGGGACGGGTGTCGACGGGAGGGACCTCGCAGCCGCGATCTCCGCGATCACGGACGTGGGATTCGACCTCGCCGAGCAGATCCCGTTCCGCTACCGGCTGGTGACGGGTCATCCCGACGGCGACGTCATCGTGCTGGTCCTGCACCACATCGCGGCCGATGGGCAGTCGCTCCGGCCGCTGCTTCGCGATCTGATGACCGCCTACGACTGTCGGCGCGCGGGCGAGGAGCCGGATTTCCCGCCGTTGCCGATGCAGTACGCGGATATCGCCGTCGAGCGTGCCGAGACCCTCGGTACACCGGAGTCGCCGTCGCCGTTCCTGGTCGAGGGGCTGGAGTTCTGGCGTGCGGAATTGCGTGGGGCGCCGGATCTGTTGCAGTTGCCCACCGACCGGCCGCGGCCGCGGGTGATGTCGAGTGGTGGGGCCCACGTGGACATAGTGCTCGGCCCCGATCTGACCGCCGGGATCCGGCGGCTTGCGATGTCGTTGTCGGCCACCCCGTTCGCGGTGTTCCAGTCGGCCCTGGCGATCACGCTGGGCCGCTTGGCCGCCACCGACGACGTGAGTATCGGCACCGCTGTCGCCGGTCGCGACGACCCGGAGGTCGCCGACCTGGTCGGCATGTTCGTCAACACCGTCGTCCTGCGCACGACGCTGCATCCGGGGGACACCGTCGCCGAGTTCGTCACCGCCGCGCATCGCCGCTGCGCCCGCGCGATGAGTTGCGCCGACGTCCCGTTCGAGCGCGTGGTGGACGCGGTCGCGCCGCATCGGTCTCCGGCGCACTCGCCGCTGTTCCAGGTCGCGCTGACGGTGCAGCCCGACCAGCTGGCCGAGCTCGCGCGCTGGACCGGGTCCGCGGAGGTTCTCGATGCGCGGGTGCCGTCGGCGAAGTATGACGTGACCGTCTCGGTGACCGATCACACCGACCGCTACGACGTCGAATTCGCCTATGCCACCGATCTCTTCGACGCCACCACGGTGCGGGAGATGGCGGGACGGCTGGAGTTCGTCCTGCAGCAGATGGTGCGCGGATCGTCGCGGACGATCGGTTCGATCGACCTGTTGCGGCCGGACGAGACGCGCCGCCTGGCGTCGCCGGCCCGGGGCGCGCGTGCGGAACAGACACTCGCCGGTCTGCTGGCGCGCGGCCTCGCCCGCGCCGACCCCGGCGCACCGGCCCTCGTCGGCGACGGTGCGTTGCGCTGGTCGGAAGTCGCGACCACCACCCATCAGATCGCCCGCGTCCTGATCGAGCGTGGCATCGGTCCGGGTGACGTCGTCGCCGTGAGCATTCCGCGATCACACCGGTCCGTCCTGGCCGTGCTGGGGGTGGCCGCGAGCGGAGCCGCCTTCGTGATGATCGACCCCCGTCTGCCCGTCGCGCGCCGAGCCGCGATGCTCGCCGACAGCGGGGCGGTGCTGCTGATCACGACGGATTCGGCCGCCACGGATGAGGGCATTACACCCGGTAGCGGGTCCTTGGAGACCCGTTCCACGGTCGCACAGCTCGTCCTCGACGACCTCGAGGTCGATCTGGGCATCGCGGGTCGGCCGACGCACCCGGTGGCCGATGCCGAGAGGGTCCGGCCGATCTCCCTCGACGACGTCGCATATCTCCAGTTCACCTCTGGGTCCACCGGTCGGCCTAAGGCCGCCACATTGACACACGCCGGGTTCGCCGAGCTGGTCGCCGAACAACAGCACCGGCTGGGTGCGGCCCCGGATTCGCGCATACTCCACGTCGCCGCACCGGGATTCGATGTGGCGGTCTGGGAGATCGTGTTCGCGGTGTGTTCGGGGGCCCAGCTGGTGATCAGCCCACCCGATGTGTTCGCCGGACCCGAACTCGAGAACGTCATCGCCCGGCATCGGGTCACGCACACGATCATGACGCCCACCGCGCTCGCCACCCTCGATCCCGCAGCGGTGCCCGAACTCTCGGTCGTGATGGTGGCGGGTGAGGCCTGCCCGCCGGAGCTGGTCGCCAAATGGGACTCGGCGGGTCGCCCCCTGCTGAATCTGTACGGCCCCAGCGAGACCACCATCTGGGCCACCGCCTCCGCGCCCCTACGGCCGGCGGAGCCGGTCACGATCGGCGGACCGATCTCCGGAGTCGGCGTCAAAATCCTCGACGGGGGCCTGCGCCCGGTTCCGGACGGTGTCCTGGGTGAGCTGTATCTGTCCGGACGGGCGCTCGGGCGCGGCTATCACGGTCGTCCCGGATTGACGGCAGCCCGGTTCGTCGCCGATCCGTTCGACGTCGGGGGCCGGATGTATCGCACCGGCGACCTCGTCACGAGGACGCCGTCCGGTGACATCGTCTATCACGGCCGCAACGACTTCCAGATCAAGATCCGCGGGATGCGGGTCGAACCCGGTGAGGTCGACGGGGTTCTCGCGAGCCATCCCGACGTGGAGAGCGCGGTCACCGTCGGCACATCGACGCCGGCGGGGGAGACGGTCCTGGTGTCGTACGTGACCGCTCCGGCCGATCGAATGCCGGCACCCGAGCACATCCTCGACCACGCTGCCGCCCGTCTGCCCGCACACCTCGTGCCGCACACCGTGGTGGTGCTCGACGAGCTGCCGATGACCCGCACAGGCAAGGTCGACCGCCGCGCTCTGCCCGCGGTGGAGATCTCGCCCGCACGTGAGTACGTCGCGCCCCGCAGCCGGCTCGAAGGCGTCGTGGCCCAGATCTTCGCCGACGTGCTCGGGGTGCGACAGGTCAGCGTCCACGACGGGTTCTTCGAACTCGGCGGCAGCTCGCTGTCGGCGACCAAGGTCGCCTATCGCGTCGAACAGCACATCGGACGCCGCGTACCGATGTCGCTGCTCTTCGAGAATCCCACCGTGGCGGATTTCGTGGCCGCGGTGGCGACGGCCGACCAGGCGGTGGCCGGGCGCATGCTGACACCGCGCGAACGCACCCACGTCGTCGACCTCACCGGGGTCCAACGCGGGCTGTGGTCCATCAACCAGACCGATCCGACGTCACCCGCGTACAACGTCGGCCTGACCCTGGAACTCGACGGCCGATTGGACGTCCCCGCCCTCACCGGCGCTGTGGGCGATCTCGTCGCCCGCCACGAGTCGCTGCGGACCCGCTATCCGCTGCACGACGGTGCGCCGGTACAACTGATCATCCCCGCCGCGGATGCCGTGCACGCGTTGCGGATTCCGCTGGTCGATCTCGCCGGGGACCGGCTCGAGACCACCTCCGGGGACCGGGTGGCCGCCGAGGTCGCCGGGGTCGTCGACGCCGGTTTCGATCTGACCGGACCGCCGGCCGTCCGTGCGACGATCCTGCGACTGAGCGCCGACCGACACGTGCTGGTGTTCGTCGTGCACCACATCAACGCCGACGGTGGATCGCTCGGCCCGCTCGCTCGGGACCTCGCCGAGTTCTACGCCGCCCGGATCGCGGGCAAGCCAGGACCGCGCAGTGCCGCCGGGCAGCGAGTGCAGTTCGCGGACTACGCGATCTGGCATGCTGAGCGCCTCCAGACCACCCGACCCGACGGAGTCACCGAACGACAGCGTCAACTCGAGTACTGGGGACGGCGTCTCGACCGGGTGGGGGAGCCGGCGACGATCCCGACCGACCGTCCGCGGCCCGTCGAGCCGCGTCACCTCGGTGGCGTCGTCGATCTCCACATCCCGTCGTCGACCGCGACGATGATCCGACAGATGGCGCGGGTGGGTAACACGACCCAGTTCGCCGTCCTGCATGCGGCGCTCGCCGTCCTGATCGGACGACTGGCGGGCAGCGACGACATCGTCATCGGCACGCCGTTCGCCGGCCGGGACGATCCCGCCCTGACCGACATGGTGGGAATGCTCGCCACCACGGTGCCACTGCGTACGCAGCTGCGCCTCGACGAGCCGTTCGCGGACCTGTTGCGACGCGTACACACCGACGATTTCGCCGACCTGGGGCACACCGACGTGTCCTTCGACGAGATCGTCGATCACCTCGCCCGCGCCGACCGCGGGTCGGTCCGTCGCGGACGCCGCAATCCGCTGTTCTCGGTGATGATCGCCTACCAGAACCTCGAATTCCCGGACGTCGAACTCGACGGCCTGCACGTCCGCCCGCGGCTGCCCTCGTCGTTCCCCGCCAAGGTCGATCTCGAGGTCATGCTCTACCCGGGTGACCCCGACGGCGTCGACCGGAACGGGGCCCTGGGCGGGCAGATCGCCTTCGACACCGATCTGTTCGACCCCGACACCGTGGCCTTGTTCGCCGATCGGTACCGAAACCTGCTGGCCGACATCGTGACACGGCCGGACACCGCGGTCGGGGATCTCGCGCTCTGGGAGGAGGGGACCGCCGCGGACCACCGGGGAACCGAGGACGCGCGGCCGCTGCACGAGATCGTGTCGGCGGTCGCGGCGGTCGCGCCCGACACCGTCATCGGCGTCGCGGGGGCGCCGACGGTGACCTTCGCCGACCTCGAGGCGACGGCTGTCGCGATGTCGATCTCGGTTCCCGACGACGATCCGGCGGAGGCGCTGACCATCGCCGTGGCAACTCTTCTCGCCGATGCCGACCGGTCCATCGACGACGTCTTCAAGAGTGTACGAACCGCCGCCGAGGCCGTGTTGCATCTCGACACCGATTCCGGAACGGGTGCGGTCCCGCGAAATCGTGTGGGACCCGCGTGA
- a CDS encoding hydroxymethylglutaryl-CoA lyase yields MSDVQVIEVGPRDGLQNEQTLLSIDQKVEFISRAVDAGVRRIEAVSFVNPRRVPQMAGAEEVMDRVPRVDGVSYIGLVLNRRGLDRALASAVDEVNAVVVATEEFSRRNQGCSVEDTVAAAVDVVRDARAAGIASTVTIAVAFGCPFTGEVSPGWVSDIVARLTDQAAPDEIALADTIGVGVPAQVRDLATRTAERAPGIPQRWHFHNTRNTGYANALTALDSGARALDASIGGFGGCPFAPAATGNIASEDLVYALDRSDVSTGVDMRQLVDAAQWLGTALDKDVPALLGRAGPFPAAR; encoded by the coding sequence ATGTCAGACGTGCAGGTGATCGAGGTCGGGCCGCGGGACGGGTTGCAGAACGAACAGACGCTGCTCTCGATCGACCAGAAGGTCGAGTTCATCAGCCGTGCCGTGGACGCCGGCGTGCGCCGCATCGAGGCGGTCAGCTTCGTCAACCCCAGGCGGGTTCCGCAGATGGCCGGCGCCGAGGAGGTCATGGACCGGGTGCCCCGCGTGGACGGCGTCTCCTATATCGGGCTCGTCCTCAACCGTCGTGGTCTCGACCGCGCCCTCGCATCCGCGGTCGACGAGGTGAACGCGGTGGTCGTGGCCACCGAGGAGTTCAGTCGACGGAACCAGGGCTGCAGCGTCGAGGACACCGTCGCGGCAGCCGTCGACGTCGTCCGGGACGCGCGCGCGGCCGGGATCGCGTCGACGGTGACCATCGCGGTGGCGTTCGGCTGCCCGTTCACCGGCGAGGTCAGTCCGGGCTGGGTCTCCGACATCGTGGCCCGGCTGACCGATCAGGCCGCACCGGACGAGATCGCGCTCGCCGACACAATCGGCGTCGGGGTGCCGGCACAGGTTCGCGACCTCGCCACACGGACCGCCGAACGAGCTCCCGGCATCCCGCAACGCTGGCACTTCCACAACACGCGGAACACCGGCTATGCGAACGCGCTTACCGCACTCGATTCGGGTGCGCGCGCGCTCGACGCGAGCATCGGCGGCTTCGGCGGGTGCCCGTTCGCGCCTGCGGCCACCGGCAACATCGCGTCCGAGGATCTCGTCTACGCACTGGATCGATCAGATGTCAGCACCGGCGTCGACATGCGACAGTTGGTCGACGCCGCACAATGGCTGGGCACAGCCCTCGACAAGGATGTCCCCGCACTCCTCGGACGTGCCGGACCTTTTCCGGCCGCCCGCTGA
- a CDS encoding universal stress protein, which produces MSSYETVVVGTDGSESSMKAVERAGALAGDAQLVIACAYFPNERGAGDAADVLKDEAYQVTGSTPTEEILRTAKERAAKAGATNVVQRPVKGAPVDALLQLVSDVKADLLVVGNRGLNSIAGRLLGSVPADVARKSACDVLIVHTTG; this is translated from the coding sequence ATGAGCTCTTACGAAACCGTCGTCGTCGGTACCGATGGCTCCGAGTCGTCGATGAAGGCTGTGGAACGTGCGGGTGCACTCGCGGGCGACGCTCAGTTGGTGATCGCGTGCGCGTACTTCCCGAACGAGCGCGGTGCCGGGGATGCGGCCGACGTCCTCAAGGACGAGGCATATCAGGTCACCGGGTCGACCCCGACCGAGGAGATCCTGCGGACCGCGAAGGAGCGCGCCGCCAAGGCCGGTGCGACGAACGTGGTGCAGCGCCCGGTCAAGGGCGCTCCGGTCGACGCGCTCCTGCAACTGGTGAGCGACGTCAAGGCCGACCTCCTGGTCGTGGGCAACCGCGGCCTGAACTCGATCGCCGGCCGGCTTCTCGGATCGGTCCCCGCCGATGTCGCTCGCAAGTCGGCGTGCGACGTCCTGATCGTGCACACCACCGGGTAG